From Sphingobacterium bambusae:
TGCCGAAGCAGGGATCAAACAGATATTACGATGGCCTTCGCCGCGACTCTCGTGGTACGCACGGATCACCATAAGCCCAGCGTATTCACCCTGTGCGCCGGAGTTGGGCTGGAAAGACATTTTCGCAAAACCAGTAATCTCAGAAAGCCAATCGTTCAACTCGTTGATAAGCTGCATATAGCCCGATGTTTGATCGGCTGGAGCGAATGGATGTAAACCACCAAAATGAGCCCAAGTTAAGGGAACCATCTCGGTTGTCGCATTTAGCTTCATGGTACAAGATCCCAATGGAATCATGGAATGACACAACGAAAGATCCTTGGATTCCAAGGTTTTGATATAACGCAACATCTCGCTCTCGGAGCGGTAACTGTTAAAGATTGGGTGAGTCAAGTAAGCAGATGTACGAACCAACTCTTCTGGGATAGACGGAGACAATGCTTCGACCATTCCTGCGAGGTCAATATCATTCACACTCTTTGCCTTAATCTTAGCAAAGACCTTAACGATAGTTTGAATATCTTCGAAGGTCGTTGTTTCATCGATAGAGATACCGACAACACCCTCGTGATAGAAAAAGTTCAATTCATTGTTCAAGGCTTCGCCTTTTAGCGCGCCAACTTGGTCACCCACGACAACGCGCAATGTATCAAAATATGACGAATTTGTTTGCTCGTAGCCCAGCTCTTGCAATGCCTTATCCAATAGTTTTGCTAAGTCATTGACGCGGCTTGCGATATTTTTGATCCCTTCGGCACCATGATACACCGCATAGAAAGAAGCCATAATGGCCAATAGCGCCTGTGCCGTACAGATATTGGATGAAGCTTTATCGCGACGAATATGCTGCTCACGCGTTTGCAAAGCCATACGCAAAGCGTAGTTGCCATTCGCATCCGACGTTACGCCGATAATACGACCAGGAATATTACGTTTGTAAGCATCTTTTGTAGCAAAGAATGCTGCATGAGGACCACCAAAGCCCATCGGCACACCAAAACGTTGTGAGTTGCCCACAACCACGTCAGCACCCCACTCGCCTGGAGGCGTCAACAAGGCCAAGGAAAGCAAATCAGCAGCCACACAAACCGTAATATTTTGCGCATGTGCAGCAGCGGTGAATGATGCATATTCAGCAAGCGTACCGTCCGCCGCTGGGTATTGGATGAATACCGCGAAAACATCATTTGCCAAGTTTGCCTCTTCGATATCCGCTACGCGGATCTCTACGCCAAAAGGAGTGGCACGTGTCTGCAACACATCCAATGTTTGTGGAAAAACATTTGGCGTAACCAAGAATACGTTGGCTTCTTTGTTTTTGCGCGCACTGTACAACATAAACATGGCCTCGGCCGCCGCTGTAGCCTCATCCAAAAGGGAGGCATTCACAATTTCCAAACCCGTAAGGTCTGAGACCGCTGTTTGGAAATTTAACAAAGCCTGTAGGCGCCCTTGAGCGATCTCCGCTTGGTAAGGCGTATATTGTGTATACCATCCTGGATTTTCCAATACGTTACGCTGGATAACCCCTGGGACGGTCACATCATAGTACCCCTGCCCGATGTAGGATTTAAATACTTTGTTTTTATCTGCAAGCTGTTTTACTTTGGCTAAGTAGGCTTTCTCACTCAGGGCCTCGGGTAAGGCTAGGGCTTTTTTCAGTCTAATTTGGCTGGGAACGGTCTGCTCGATAAGTTCATCTACCGATTGCACGCCTAGGAAGGCTAACATTTCTTGCGCCTCTTCTGCCCGCGGGCCGTTATGGCGATCCTGAAATTTTTCTTGATAAAATACGTTGCTCATTTTTGCGCTTAACTTTTTCATTTGCATCGTCCTATGCCCATCCAAACAGGCCTGTAGAAAGACACTTTTTCATATACGTTTTGAGAGTGCAAAAATACGATTTTAATTGCGAATAAATAGGGGGCCTTTTCATTTCTTAACGGTAAAAAAACGACAATCGATTGCGCTGGCCTAAAAGCCAACAAACAACTGATTATGAAGACCTAAATCCCTTTACTTTGTAACAAATTGATGCGCTTCTCCGCTATAGCTCCGTTAAGAATGTGATAAAGTCCTGTATCCCTTTCTCTTTATTGTCGAAACCGATACTTTGCTCGATTAAGCGTGTACCATCATCGATGGTCAAGATGTAATCTACACCATCGCGGCAGCGTGCACACTCCTTGTACTCGCGATCGAACAGGTCAAGCTCCTGTAGATACCTGCCCAGCCTGTTGAAACGATCCTGATCAGTTTGTTTGACGGTGTTTACGGAACTCTTGTTACAGGTATTTCCACGTAGATCTCTACGCGTCTGCTTGCTGTTCATCACAATGGTCTTTTCCGTGCCGCACCAGCCCGAGGCAACAACGAGTTTTACTTCAAGCCCTTCAGCAGGTTCCATTACCGCATCTTTAGAACAAGCGCTAAAAACTAGGCCTATAAACACGAAAAAGAGTTGTATTTTTTTCATAATCTAAATATTTATCCCTTGTTTATTAATCGAAAAAAATAAGATCTTCGCTACAGTTGGCCATCAAAATAAATAAGTAACTTTATTGCATATTTGCGACCTATAGATGTTTTATGTTGAAGCTTTCCGTACGAAACGAAACCAGTCCCTTGCGCGCCGTAATCTTAGGTGCAGCGCATAGTAACGGCCCTACGCCAAAAGCAGAAGAGGCCTACGACCCAAAATCACTGGAACACATCTTGGCGGGCACCTATCCGAAAGAATCGGACATGTGCGCGGAGATGGCCTATTTTGAAGATGTGCTGAAGAGGCATGGTGTAGCGGTATACCGACCAGAGGTAATCCCTGATCTCAATCAAATATTTTCACGCGATATCGGCTTCGTCATCGACGATTACCTTATCAAAGCCAATATCCTCCCGGATCGTGCGGGAGAGTGGCAGGCCATTGCCCAAATTGTGAGCCAAATCGATCCCACAAAATGCATAACGCCGCCTGAAGAGGTACATATCGAAGGTGGCGATGTGCTGCTATGGAACGACTTTATCTTTGTTGGAACCTACAAAGGAGCCGACTACGCCGACATCAACACCGCTCGAACCAACATGCACGGTGTGCGATTTCTACAGGAACAATTTCCGCACAAGACTGTCAGGGAGTTTGATTTGGTCAAGTCGATGACCAATGCCCGCAAAAACGCGCTGCACTTGGATTGTTGTTTCCAACCCGTGGGTCAAAACAAAGCAATTATCCATGAGGCTGGCTTCAGAAATCCCGACGATTACCGCTATCTACGGGATCTATTTGGTGCAGAAAACCTTTTCCATATCGATGCCGAGGAGATGTACCAAATGTGCAGCAACGTATTTTCCATTTCGCCCGAGGTAATCGTTAGCGAAGAACGTTTCGGACGCCTGAACACCTGGCTACGCAAACAGCGTTTTACCGTTGAAGAAATTCCATATCATGAGATCGGCAAGCAAGAAGGATTGCTGCGCTGCTCTACACTACCCCTTTATCGCGATTAAGAGCATGACGACACAAACCACCGATACGCTCCTCTTGGTGCGCCCTTATCACTTCCGAAAAAACGAACAAACAGCGGTGAACAACTACTTTCAAGAAGAAGTGGTTGGAGAAGATGTTACGCAACGCGCCCAGCAGGAGTTTGACAGCTTCGCGCAGCGCTTGGCGGACCACCATATCAACACCTTGATCATGCAGGATGACGGCCGCTATGACACGCCGGACAGCATATTTCCGAACAACTGTATCTCTTTCCATAAACGCACGGCGGTGCTCTATCCCATGTTTGCGGAAAATAGACGGCGAGAACGGCAACTGCACTACCTGCAGGCGCTAGGCGGATGGGGTTTGCACTTTGATGATATCATTGATTACACGCAGCATGAGCAGGAAAATCGTTTCTTGGAAGGCACTGGCTGTCTTATACTCGATCGCATCCATCGCGTAGCCTATTGCTCACTCTCGCCGCGGGCGGATGCCGGCATTGCGCACCAATTTTGCCTAGACTTGGGTTACGACCCTTTCATCTTTGAAGCCAGCCAAACGGTCGATGGCGAACGAAAGCCCATTTACCACAGCAACGTGATGATGGCCATCGGGACCAGCTTTGCCGTGGTATGTCTGGAGAGCATAGACAATCGCTACCTTCGGGAGGAAATGGTTCAGCGGCTTGAGGATGGAGGAAGGCAGATCATTGCCATCACAGAACAGCAGATGCAGCATTTTGCAGGAAATATTCTAGAGGTGAAATCGGTCACCGGAAAACCACATATTGTCATGAGTAGTCAAGCCTACGAGCACTTTACCGAAGCACAGATTCAGCAACTACAGGCTTTCGGAGAAATAATCCATGCGCCCCTAGATACCATCGAAACGGCCGGAGGAGGAAGCGCACGCTGTATGCTAGCGGAAGTGTTCTACTAGCTAACGATCGTTCAGCAACTCGCGGCGCACGCGACTGAGGCTTTCGGGGGTGATGCCCAAATAAGAAGCCACCATCCATTGCGGAACACGCAGCAGCATGCCCGGATACATCTCCATAAAGGAAAGATAGCGTTCTTTCGCCGTCATCGCCAACAGGGAATTGATCCGCTTTTGCTGAATATAGATGTTGCGCTGTAAAGAGTTTTCCAAAAAGCAAGCAAAAGCATTGCTCCAGAGCGAAGCCTTTTCCATAAACTCGGGCTGAATGAAGACAATCGTGGAATACTCTATCGCCTTGATGTAATAGTCGGAAGCCTTATTAAAATATTGGCTTGCTCGGTCGGATATGATCCAATCTTCGGGAGCAAACTGTAGAATATGTTCGCCTCCTTTTTCATCCAACGAGAAAGACTGCAGCAAGCCCTGTTCCACAAAGAAGGCGTAGTGACTAAGCTCGCCCGCGCGCAGCAAAAACGTATTGTGCGGAACGGTGCGGAATGAAAAATAGGGCTGTAGCTGCTCGAATTGCTCGGCTGTAAGACCGCCCTTCTCGCTGTAGTATTTGTAAAATCTACTATCAACCAAATTATAAGCTGCCTTATCCACTAGTATACGATCGTAAATTTAAAATCTAAGGGATTAAAATGCTTCTCAAGCTCTTGGATAAGCTCTTCGCCATGCTTGATATACAAGGCTGCGAAGTTCTCGGAACGCTCCTGAAGGCCACCATTTGGGAAAAGCTTATCCTTGACGCGTTCAATCTGTAAGAGGGCATCATCGTAATTATGCTTATCGGCCTTGAGCAATTTCTTCTCCAAGCTGTTAATGGCCTTTTTGAGTCGTGCTTTGACCGCTTCGGTGCTGGCACCTAAGCTTGGGTCTATCTTATGCGTGCGTAGCTTTATCTTGCCGAAGATGGCGTTGAGCTCCATCCACTCGTCGCGCAAATTGAGCCGGTGTTTCGTATGTCGGCGTACATATTCATTTTTCAGCGCATCCGTAGACTTAAAAATACTCTTGAAAGTCAGATCCAATCGATAAATCTTGCCCGTTACACTATCATCCGTAATCATAGCCGAATTGCGAGGTATCAAAATCGGAAAGGGTACATCATACTGATTGAAGTTAGCACGTAACTGCAGCCAATAGACAATTTCTGCGCCACCGCCTATGTAGGCCAAGTTGGGGAGGATAATCTCCTCATACAACGGACGCATCACCACGTTGGGACTGAACCGTTCTGGATACTGCTCGATCTCTGCTTTCATCTCCTGAGCAGTGAAGTACAGTTGCTGGTGGAGCACCTCAAAACGACCATCTTCAGTGCGCACAATACGCTCCCGAAACTCGTCTGTTAGGTAAAAAAAGTTAATATCTCGTGCATGCACCTGCGTTTGAAAGCCCAGCTCTGTTAGCCTCTTGGAACTGTTATCGATTGCCTTCACGCTTTTTTCTTCGAGCACATCCTGCAGGATATACGGGATAAACGGCTCTTTAAGTGCTTTTCGATCGGCATCGATAATAACGAGTCCCTCCTGCTTGAAAAACGCATTGACCATATCGCGCGTAGCATCTGCTAACGAGCGATTTTGCAGGTAAGCCTGCTCAACAATAGCCTTCAGCCGATCTGCATTGGGTGAAATGCCGAAGGTATTGCAATATTGTTTTACCGTATCGGCAATGGTCGACGTAGACATGCGACCCGTCCCTGAAACAGCGGGCACATCCCAAGAAATCTTCTTGCCAAAAACACGCGTGTTATTGATCTCGGCAAAATCATGATCCTCCGTGGCCATCCAATAGACGGGCACGAAATTGTACTCAGGAAAAGCTTTCTTGAGATCCTTGGCCAAACGAATGGCCGAGACAATCTTGAAAATGAAATAAAGTGGTCCCGTAAAAATATTGAGCTGATGGCCTGTGGTTACGGTAAATGTGTTGGGTTCCTTTAGCAGCGCAATATGCTCGGCCACGCGTGGACTGTCTGCCAGCGTGGGTCCATACTGCTCTTCCAACTGGGAAACCAACAGCGACCGGTGCTGGAATCCCTGCTTGCGCTCGATTTGCGCCCGAAAGCCCTCTAAGTCGGGACGTTCGCCATAAAATGGCTGCAGCCGCTCGTCGTTTGCCAAATAGGCCAACAACGTCTTGGAAAAACTACCAGTATCGCTATAATCGATATATGTTGCTTTCATTAATCTCTTCTACGGTGTTATGTCTCGGGTCACATTCCCCCCAGCACAGCACACGGATGTTGCTCTGCTTGTCAGGATCCTTCATTTTTGGGTTATCGCCCTTAACAGCAGGTTAAATTACATATTTTTAGTAAAAGGTCTTCTATACCGTTCGATTTTATTGTTTATTTGACAATAGCTTTATAGAACGTTTTATTCGAGACCCAGCTGCTGCCTATATTGCTGGCATCAAGACCGAATAATTGTGTCGAAACCAAGCATTATCCCAACATAACAGCATAAAAAAAGCACGGATAAAATACCCGTGCTTCATATAAAAATGCTTTTTCGTTATTTAACAATCGTTCCGTAAAGATCAAAGTCTTCGGCGCGATCGATCGTTACTTGTACAAAGTCGCCGATGCGGGCGTAGTTATCCTTGGCATTTAACACCACTTCGTTATCCACTTCCGGCGAATCGTATTCGGTGCGTCCGATAAAATAATCGCCGTCCACACGGTCGATCAACACTTTATAGGTTTGACCAACTTTATCTTGATTCTTTTCGAAAGAAATGCCCTGTTGTACCTCCATAATCTCTTCTACGCGAGCTTCTTTCACCCCTTCTGGCACATCGTCAACCAAATCATAAGCATGGGTTTTTTCCTCATGTGAGTAAGTGAAACAGCCCAGACGATCGAATCGCGTTTCCTCTACCCATTCCAACATCTCCTGATAATCCCGCTCGGTTTCGCCGGGGTAACCACAGATTAGTGTAGTACGCAAGGCTATATCAGGAACCTTATCACGGATTTGGTTGACCAAATCGACCTGCTTTTGCTTGGTGGTTCCGCGGCGCATAGATTTCAACATACTGTCACTGATATGCTGTAAGGGCATATCGAGGTAATTGCAGATATTAGAACGCTCGTTCATCGCATCCAGTATATCCATAGGGAAACCCGATGGATAAGCATATTGCAAACGAATCCACTCGATACCATCGACATCAGAAAGGTGGCGCATCAGGTCGGAAAGGTTACGTTTGCCGTAAATATCCAAGCCGTAGTAAGTTAGATCCTGCGCAATAAGAATTAATTCCTTCGTGCCGTTGGCCGCCAAGAATTTAGCCTCCTTCACCAAATCTTCGATCGATTTGGAGACGTGTTTACCGCGCATCAACGGAATAGCACAGAATGAACAAGGACGGTTACAGCCCTCGGCAATTTTAAAATACGAAAAATGTGATGGCGTAGTCAATAAACGCTCGCCAAGCAGTTCATGGCGATAATCAGCACCGATAGTCGATAACAACTCCGGAAGGTCGTTGGTACCGAAAAAGGCATCTATGTTCGGAATCTCGGCCTGCAATTCGGGCTTGTACCGCTCCGAAAGGCAACCCGTAACGATAACCTTGTTTACCTTACCTTGATCTTTCAACTCAGAATAGTGCAGGATAGTATCGATAGATTCCTGTTTGGCATTATCGATAAAACCGCAGGTATTGATCACGACGATATCATTTGCACGGATGTTGCTAGCCTCGTGCACGACCTCCATTTGGTTGCCCTTCAGCTGGCCCATCAATACTTCCGAGTCATGAATATTTTTGGAGCAACCCAATGTGACGACATTCACCCGCGGTTTGCTAACCGGGGAAGCTGTCTTTGCATATTTTGTTTTCATCTTCTTCTCTTCATCGCGAAGGTAGAACGTGTAGCCACATCTTCTCCTCGCTATTGCTTACCGAACCTTGACCCTCACGGCCATAGGTTATATATACTATCTCAGAAAGGCTGTCCTACTTAAACAGGCTTTCCACAAAATCCTTTTTGTTGAACAGCTGTAGGTCACCTATTTTCTCGCCTACACCGATATATTTAACTGGAATCTTGAATTGATCCGATATACCGATCACGACACCACCTTTGGCAGTACCATCCAACTTCGTCAAGGCCAAGGCATTGACATCCGTTGCCTGCGTAAACTGCGTAGCCTGCTCGATTGCATTTTGCCCTGTTGAGGCATCCAGCACCAACAGAATCTCGTGGGGAGCATCCGGCACAACCTTCTGCATCACATTTTTAATTTTGGTAAGCTCGTTCATCAAGCCTACTTTATTGTGGAGGCGACCTGCCGTATCGATAATAGCCACATCATCACCGTTGGAAACGGCTGACTTCACCGTATCAAAGGCCACAGACGCCGGGTCAGAGCCCATTGGCTGCGCCACAACGCGAACACCTACCCGCTCACCCCAAAGTTGTATTTGGTCTACCGCAGCCGCCCGGAACGTATCCGCAGCTCCTAGCACCACTTTGTTGCCCGCCTCTTTTAGCTGGTGCGCCAACTTACCAATCGTTGTCGTTTTGCCCACACCATTCACCCCAACAACCATAATGACATAAGGCTTGTGATCGCCATATTCAAAGGTTTCGAAATCATTACTGTTATTTTCAGCCAGTAGATCCTGAATCTCTTCCTTCAAGAGTTTGTTTAGATCATCCGTACCCACATATTTATCCCGAGCGACGCGCTGTTGGATACGATCAACGATCTTCAAGGTGGTTGTCACGCCAACATCGGACATCACCAATACTTCTTCCAGGTTATCCAGCACCTCGTCGTCGACGGTAGATTTACCGACAACAGCCTTGGTAATCTTGGAGAGAAAACCTTCTTTGGTTTTTTCCAGACCCTTATCGAGCGCCACTTGTGCCTCTTCTGTTTCCTGCTTTTTCTTAAAGAAATCGAATAATCCCATAATGTCCTGTATGTATGGTTATGCCTTGCTTACAACCTGCCAAATATAGTCAAAATCAGCTATACAAAAAAAGCCCTTTCGGCGTATACCAAAACGGCTTCTTTTATTTTTTAAGCGATAATCTTAAAAAAGGGATTGTCCCTGCGTTGCTTACTTAGTAGCTGCTGCTACGACATCTTTCACTTTGTCGTTGTGCACCATACTCTCTTTGAAAGTATAAGCTCCAGTTTTTGCAGATTTAGCGGTAAGAACAACTTTAGTAAACTCTTTACCACCACCTTTTTGTAACGATGCAACTGCTTTCTTTGCCATTGTCTTTTATTTTTAGTCGAGCCGAAGCTCAAACGGTTAATTACTTAATTTCTTTGTGAACAGTTGTTTTTCTAAGCACAGGGTTGAATTTTTTCAACTCTAAACGCTCAGTTGTGTTCTTTTTGTTCTTTGTGGTGATATAACGAGACATGCCCGGAAGACCACTTTCCTTGTGCTCAGTACATTCTAAGATTACCTGTACTCTATTTCCCTTTTTAGCCATTGTTTTACGTTGTTTAATCCGCGATCAGACGGATAGATTTCATGAATATTTTGATAACAGGCGGTAATGATTAAATAGATCCTTTTTGGATAAATTTGTTGATTACTGCTGTAATACCGTTTTTGTTGATAGTCTTGATTGCTGATGTGGATACTTTCAACGTAATCCAACGATCTTCTTCTGGAATGTAGAAACGTTTAGTCTGTAAATTCGGGTAAAATTTACGCTTAGTCTTAACGTTAGAGTGCGAAACGTTATTTCCTTTTAATGCCGCCTTGCCTGTTAAATCACAAATTCTTGACATGATATTTGATTTTTAATGTTATCTGTTGTCCTTTTACTCTTTTCACAAAGAGTTTGCAAATATCAATATTTCTTTTGTGAATTGCAAGCAAGGGAAAGAATAATTTTTAAAATTTAGGAAACACCTTGCTGAGAGTAGCAAAAATACTGTTTTTTCCTCCCCGTCACAGCGACCAACCGCACAAATAGTTTTCCACAATTCACATCGGCGAACGCCGAATCTTTCCCGCGACCTTCGTATCTTTGTGCTTTCACGATCGATAGATGCTCCATAAAACGAAAGGAATAGCCTTAAAGACAACCAACTACTCGGAAAGTAGTATCGTAGCCCATGTGTTTACGGAAGCTTTCGGTATGCAATCCTATCTGATCAACGGAGCAAAAAAGCCGAAAGCCAAGATTGCCGCCAACCTATTCCAGCCTTTGCACCCTTTGGACATGGTGGTATACCATAAAGACAGTGGCGGGCTACAGCGCATCAAAGAAGTGCATCAGCTTCCCGTGTTGCGCGAAATCCCCTTCGATCTGACCAAAAGATCGCTAGCCCTATTCATCGATGAAATTCTGTACAAGGTCTTGCGTCAACAATCCCCTGACCCTTACCTTTTTCACTTTATACAACAAGCTGTCCTCTGGATGGACAGCAGCCAAAGTAGTCTCGCAAATTTCCATTTACTTTTTTTAATTAAACTCAGTCGTTTTTTAGGCTTCCTCCCATCACACCACGCTTATAAAAGCTTCCCCTACTTCGACCTTTTGGATGGTGTTTTCTGCAACAGCTTGCCTGCCCACAGCCATATTCTACAAGAACCTCATACATCCCTCTTCGAACGGCTGCTAAAAACAGGTTTTGAGGAAACCCAGCAGATCAAAATGCCCAAAGAAGAACGTAAATATCTTTTGGAAAAAACATTGGAATTCTACAAGCTGCATACAGAAAACTTCGGAAGCGTGCATTCCCTAGATATTTTAGAAGAAGTTTTTCAATAAAAATTTAGTTTCGCAAACTTTTGGCACGCTATTTCGTTGAAATACCGAAGTAACGCAATTATTTTTTTACACATAACTAAAATAAAATTTACCTATGGAGTGGTTTTTAAAAACTGTCAAAGAAAACTACGCGAACTTTGAAGGTCGGGCGAGAAGGAAAGAGTTTTGGACGTTCGTATTATTTGTTTTCCT
This genomic window contains:
- the ctlX gene encoding citrulline utilization hydrolase CtlX, producing the protein MTTQTTDTLLLVRPYHFRKNEQTAVNNYFQEEVVGEDVTQRAQQEFDSFAQRLADHHINTLIMQDDGRYDTPDSIFPNNCISFHKRTAVLYPMFAENRRRERQLHYLQALGGWGLHFDDIIDYTQHEQENRFLEGTGCLILDRIHRVAYCSLSPRADAGIAHQFCLDLGYDPFIFEASQTVDGERKPIYHSNVMMAIGTSFAVVCLESIDNRYLREEMVQRLEDGGRQIIAITEQQMQHFAGNILEVKSVTGKPHIVMSSQAYEHFTEAQIQQLQAFGEIIHAPLDTIETAGGGSARCMLAEVFY
- the bshC gene encoding bacillithiol biosynthesis cysteine-adding enzyme BshC — protein: MKATYIDYSDTGSFSKTLLAYLANDERLQPFYGERPDLEGFRAQIERKQGFQHRSLLVSQLEEQYGPTLADSPRVAEHIALLKEPNTFTVTTGHQLNIFTGPLYFIFKIVSAIRLAKDLKKAFPEYNFVPVYWMATEDHDFAEINNTRVFGKKISWDVPAVSGTGRMSTSTIADTVKQYCNTFGISPNADRLKAIVEQAYLQNRSLADATRDMVNAFFKQEGLVIIDADRKALKEPFIPYILQDVLEEKSVKAIDNSSKRLTELGFQTQVHARDINFFYLTDEFRERIVRTEDGRFEVLHQQLYFTAQEMKAEIEQYPERFSPNVVMRPLYEEIILPNLAYIGGGAEIVYWLQLRANFNQYDVPFPILIPRNSAMITDDSVTGKIYRLDLTFKSIFKSTDALKNEYVRRHTKHRLNLRDEWMELNAIFGKIKLRTHKIDPSLGASTEAVKARLKKAINSLEKKLLKADKHNYDDALLQIERVKDKLFPNGGLQERSENFAALYIKHGEELIQELEKHFNPLDFKFTIVY
- a CDS encoding dimethylarginine dimethylaminohydrolase family protein, whose protein sequence is MLKLSVRNETSPLRAVILGAAHSNGPTPKAEEAYDPKSLEHILAGTYPKESDMCAEMAYFEDVLKRHGVAVYRPEVIPDLNQIFSRDIGFVIDDYLIKANILPDRAGEWQAIAQIVSQIDPTKCITPPEEVHIEGGDVLLWNDFIFVGTYKGADYADINTARTNMHGVRFLQEQFPHKTVREFDLVKSMTNARKNALHLDCCFQPVGQNKAIIHEAGFRNPDDYRYLRDLFGAENLFHIDAEEMYQMCSNVFSISPEVIVSEERFGRLNTWLRKQRFTVEEIPYHEIGKQEGLLRCSTLPLYRD
- the rimO gene encoding 30S ribosomal protein S12 methylthiotransferase RimO; this translates as MKTKYAKTASPVSKPRVNVVTLGCSKNIHDSEVLMGQLKGNQMEVVHEASNIRANDIVVINTCGFIDNAKQESIDTILHYSELKDQGKVNKVIVTGCLSERYKPELQAEIPNIDAFFGTNDLPELLSTIGADYRHELLGERLLTTPSHFSYFKIAEGCNRPCSFCAIPLMRGKHVSKSIEDLVKEAKFLAANGTKELILIAQDLTYYGLDIYGKRNLSDLMRHLSDVDGIEWIRLQYAYPSGFPMDILDAMNERSNICNYLDMPLQHISDSMLKSMRRGTTKQKQVDLVNQIRDKVPDIALRTTLICGYPGETERDYQEMLEWVEETRFDRLGCFTYSHEEKTHAYDLVDDVPEGVKEARVEEIMEVQQGISFEKNQDKVGQTYKVLIDRVDGDYFIGRTEYDSPEVDNEVVLNAKDNYARIGDFVQVTIDRAEDFDLYGTIVK
- the rpmG gene encoding 50S ribosomal protein L33, with the protein product MAKKGNRVQVILECTEHKESGLPGMSRYITTKNKKNTTERLELKKFNPVLRKTTVHKEIK
- a CDS encoding DUF4295 domain-containing protein — translated: MAKKAVASLQKGGGKEFTKVVLTAKSAKTGAYTFKESMVHNDKVKDVVAAATK
- the ftsY gene encoding signal recognition particle-docking protein FtsY, translated to MGLFDFFKKKQETEEAQVALDKGLEKTKEGFLSKITKAVVGKSTVDDEVLDNLEEVLVMSDVGVTTTLKIVDRIQQRVARDKYVGTDDLNKLLKEEIQDLLAENNSNDFETFEYGDHKPYVIMVVGVNGVGKTTTIGKLAHQLKEAGNKVVLGAADTFRAAAVDQIQLWGERVGVRVVAQPMGSDPASVAFDTVKSAVSNGDDVAIIDTAGRLHNKVGLMNELTKIKNVMQKVVPDAPHEILLVLDASTGQNAIEQATQFTQATDVNALALTKLDGTAKGGVVIGISDQFKIPVKYIGVGEKIGDLQLFNKKDFVESLFK
- the rpmB gene encoding 50S ribosomal protein L28; amino-acid sequence: MSRICDLTGKAALKGNNVSHSNVKTKRKFYPNLQTKRFYIPEEDRWITLKVSTSAIKTINKNGITAVINKFIQKGSI
- the recO gene encoding DNA repair protein RecO; this encodes MLHKTKGIALKTTNYSESSIVAHVFTEAFGMQSYLINGAKKPKAKIAANLFQPLHPLDMVVYHKDSGGLQRIKEVHQLPVLREIPFDLTKRSLALFIDEILYKVLRQQSPDPYLFHFIQQAVLWMDSSQSSLANFHLLFLIKLSRFLGFLPSHHAYKSFPYFDLLDGVFCNSLPAHSHILQEPHTSLFERLLKTGFEETQQIKMPKEERKYLLEKTLEFYKLHTENFGSVHSLDILEEVFQ
- the gcvP gene encoding aminomethyl-transferring glycine dehydrogenase; this encodes MSNVFYQEKFQDRHNGPRAEEAQEMLAFLGVQSVDELIEQTVPSQIRLKKALALPEALSEKAYLAKVKQLADKNKVFKSYIGQGYYDVTVPGVIQRNVLENPGWYTQYTPYQAEIAQGRLQALLNFQTAVSDLTGLEIVNASLLDEATAAAEAMFMLYSARKNKEANVFLVTPNVFPQTLDVLQTRATPFGVEIRVADIEEANLANDVFAVFIQYPAADGTLAEYASFTAAAHAQNITVCVAADLLSLALLTPPGEWGADVVVGNSQRFGVPMGFGGPHAAFFATKDAYKRNIPGRIIGVTSDANGNYALRMALQTREQHIRRDKASSNICTAQALLAIMASFYAVYHGAEGIKNIASRVNDLAKLLDKALQELGYEQTNSSYFDTLRVVVGDQVGALKGEALNNELNFFYHEGVVGISIDETTTFEDIQTIVKVFAKIKAKSVNDIDLAGMVEALSPSIPEELVRTSAYLTHPIFNSYRSESEMLRYIKTLESKDLSLCHSMIPLGSCTMKLNATTEMVPLTWAHFGGLHPFAPADQTSGYMQLINELNDWLSEITGFAKMSFQPNSGAQGEYAGLMVIRAYHESRGEGHRNICLIPASAHGTNPASASMAGLKVVVVKCDEFGNIDVADLRARAEEHAANLNSLMVTYPSTHGVFEESIIEICAIIHEHGGQVYMDGANMNAQVGLTSPGFIGADVCHLNLHKTFCIPHGGGGPGMGPIGVVEHLVPFLPNHEVVAVSGEEGISAVSAAPFGSASILTISYAYIAMMGSDGLTAATKTAILNANYIKARLEGHYSVLYAGANGRCAHEMILDCRGFKHVGVEVADIAKRLMDYGFHAPTVSFPVAGTLMVEPTESESKAELDRFCDALIAIRAEIAAVEAGDVDQKENVLKHAPHTAEVVTGDEWNRPYSRQTAAYPLPYLKVNKFWPSVGRVNDSQGDRTLICSCPSIEEYAEA
- a CDS encoding Crp/Fnr family transcriptional regulator, which gives rise to MDKAAYNLVDSRFYKYYSEKGGLTAEQFEQLQPYFSFRTVPHNTFLLRAGELSHYAFFVEQGLLQSFSLDEKGGEHILQFAPEDWIISDRASQYFNKASDYYIKAIEYSTIVFIQPEFMEKASLWSNAFACFLENSLQRNIYIQQKRINSLLAMTAKERYLSFMEMYPGMLLRVPQWMVASYLGITPESLSRVRRELLNDR